The DNA window GGCGATGCTTCGGGCCGCCTCCTGCACGTCCTCGACGCTGAGCTTGAGCTTGCGGGCGATCTCCTGGTACTTGCGCTGCATCAGCTCGTGGAAGTGCTCGCGGATGATGCGGGCGACGAGCGTGTCCTCCTCGCCGCGGGCCGCGAGCTGCAGGAGCAGGCACTCGGGCAGGTTGCGGGCCGCGATGCCCGGCGGATCCAGGTTCTGCACGAGGCGCAGCGCGGCCAGCGCGCGCCCTTCACTCACCTGGAAGACGTTGCGGATCTCGTCGAGGCCGATGGTGAGGAAGCCGCGGTCGTCGAGGCTGCCGATGATGTACTCGCCGATGGCGAGCAGCTGCGGATCTGTGGCGCTCATGCGCAGCTGGCGCAGGAGGTTCTCGCCCGCCGAGAGCCGGCTCACCGGCACGCGCTCGACCCCCTCCTCGGGCAGCTCCTCCTGCTCCTTGTACTGCATCTCGAACCCGTCGCTGAAGACGTCGCTCCAGCTGTCGAGGTTGCCCGCTTGCGGTTCGTCGCCCCCTTCGCGCTGCTGGCGATCGGGCTCCTCCTCGTCCTCCTCGAATTCGAGGAGCGGGTTGGACTGCATCTCCGCCTTCAGCTCCTGCTCCAGCTCGAGGGTCGGCAGCTGGAGCAGCCGCAGCGCCTGCTGCAGGCGCGGCGTCATCACCAGCTGCTGGCGCTGGGCGAGCTTCAGTTGGATCTTCATCTCCATGGGGCGGCTCTTTCGCTAGAGGTTGAAGCTCTGGCCGAGATAGACCTGGCGGGTGGTCTCGTCCTGGACC is part of the bacterium genome and encodes:
- the rpoN gene encoding RNA polymerase factor sigma-54 — its product is MEMKIQLKLAQRQQLVMTPRLQQALRLLQLPTLELEQELKAEMQSNPLLEFEEDEEEPDRQQREGGDEPQAGNLDSWSDVFSDGFEMQYKEQEELPEEGVERVPVSRLSAGENLLRQLRMSATDPQLLAIGEYIIGSLDDRGFLTIGLDEIRNVFQVSEGRALAALRLVQNLDPPGIAARNLPECLLLQLAARGEEDTLVARIIREHFHELMQRKYQEIARKLKLSVEDVQEAARSIAELDPKPGLELSSEEPQYIIPDLVVEEVDGEYVIYLNDRHLPRLRIAENYKEYLGSASKETKEYVQGKLNQAQWLIRTVEQRRATMVKVMAAIIEEQREFFDRGPQALRPLTLQQVASKIGMHESTVSRVTNNKTVQTPRGIFRLKYFFSSALSTEDGDEISAKAAKSRIQEIVAKEDVRRPLSDQKIADVLREEGLMIARRTVAKYREQLGVLPARLRKQF